Within the Natranaeroarchaeum sulfidigenes genome, the region CTCGGTCGATCCCGAGGAGATCGGCGAGAGTATCGGGAACGTCCGGATCACCCGCGAGCACTTCGAGGACGCGCTCGACGAGGTCGGCCCGAGCGTGACTGACGACGTGCGGGAACGCTACGAGGAGCTCGAATCGGAGATCAGCCGCACTGAGCCAGAGAGCAAGAACGAACTGGGACGGACGTTCCAGTAGGCGGTTCGCGCTGCTGTCGACGTTTTTTTGACCGTTCTCGGAAAACGCCGAGTGTGCTCTCCGTACTGACGACCCTGCTCGTTGGGGCCGTGTTCGGTCTCGTCCTCGCCGCACCGCCGGGACCGATGAACGCGATTATCGCCGAGGAGAGCGTGCTCCGTGGGTGGCTTGCAGGCTTTCGGGCCGGACTCGGGGCGATGTCCGCGGACGTATTGTTTTTTGTTCTCACGCTACTGGGCATTGCGACGCTCGTGGACGCTCTCGACTGGGTCCGCGGACTCCTCTACCTTGCTGGCGGCGTGTTGATGCTTTACTTCGCGCTGGGAGCGGTCCGAGACGCCCGTGCCGCACGGTCCTTTACCGGCGAGGTGTCACACGACTCGACCGGCTTTCGGAGGGCGTTCGCGCTCTCGCTGACGAACCCCTACCAGATCGGCTTCTGGCTCACGATCGGTGTCGGCCTGCTTACGCCGGGGCGACTTGACGTCTTCGAGCACGTCCCCCTGATCGGCGAAGAATTGGTGGGGACACTGGTCGTCGAAACTGGAAGCCCGGCACTGCTGGGCGGATTTTTCGCTGGTATCGGACTCTGGATCGTCGCGTTTCCCGGGGGGCTCGTCAGGGTCGGTCGGCGCGTTGACGCCTTTGCGCCGATCATTGCGGGACTGAGCGGCCTCGTCCTCGCTGGATTCGGCGTCGTCTTCTTGGGGACTGGGGCGGTAGTACTCGTCTAGTCGTCCGCAGGCGGCTCGGCTTCCGCTTCGA harbors:
- a CDS encoding LysE family translocator → MLSVLTTLLVGAVFGLVLAAPPGPMNAIIAEESVLRGWLAGFRAGLGAMSADVLFFVLTLLGIATLVDALDWVRGLLYLAGGVLMLYFALGAVRDARAARSFTGEVSHDSTGFRRAFALSLTNPYQIGFWLTIGVGLLTPGRLDVFEHVPLIGEELVGTLVVETGSPALLGGFFAGIGLWIVAFPGGLVRVGRRVDAFAPIIAGLSGLVLAGFGVVFLGTGAVVLV